In Leptospirillum ferriphilum, the following proteins share a genomic window:
- a CDS encoding glycoside hydrolase family 57 protein yields the protein MRAKVLFVWHMHQPFYYDPVMKEMPLPWVRLHGIRGYNDLPYMADRFPQVRTTLNFVPSLLDQMELLSSGKVRDSYHELTLSEASSLSLEERVFLLRNFFSCPFESMIKPYPRYAALWARVYGQPAHSPDQWQKMASGMTAQDFLDLQVWFNLTWFGYAARKNHPEIDEWIRKGSRFSEEDKKGVLELQMRIVSGLVPLYRRLHDAGRIEISTSPYFHPILPLLISSRFARRPRPELSLPEEFSWPEDARDQLKRALEKQESLWGKPISGVWPSEGSVCPELIEMGSTMGIAWMASDEDVLKNSRPSDKWRDLSPYQTYRIESLSGSPRLIFRDRGLSDRIGFLYARYNGTEAALDLISNMERIEQAANRGDHPAVIPIILDGENPWESYPDGGYLFLNSLFERLEHHPRLQAVTVTEAIQEVPAKPLAEISSGSWINHDFNIWIGHHEDNKAWNYLGKTRKFLDEELRKGVHSEETIEDALREMYAAEGSDWFWWFGEDFETVQSADFDRLFRVHQQNVYRLLGKDVPLYLHEPVQVGGPDISANQPVDYVQPVIDGLVTHYYEWTGAGMFDAVRTQGSMFLGDPLIQKLYYGFDSERFYLRIDLDPGLLVAETEGQMVTVRLHNREEMEWQLPLRSGALDVPATGRTPDTKVLWACKKVGELALYLKDLGLLPGEWFYLTVELSNGQSLLDQCPRGRALPVRVPDERFAQSVWRV from the coding sequence TTGAGAGCAAAGGTTCTGTTTGTCTGGCATATGCACCAACCCTTCTACTACGATCCTGTGATGAAGGAAATGCCTTTGCCCTGGGTACGCCTTCACGGAATTCGGGGGTACAATGATCTTCCTTACATGGCGGACCGTTTTCCCCAGGTGCGTACGACACTGAACTTCGTTCCTTCTCTCCTGGATCAGATGGAGCTCCTGTCTTCCGGGAAAGTTCGGGACTCCTATCATGAATTGACTCTTTCGGAAGCCAGCAGTCTTTCGCTTGAGGAACGAGTCTTTCTTCTGAGAAATTTTTTTTCCTGTCCCTTTGAATCGATGATCAAGCCATATCCCCGTTATGCTGCTCTCTGGGCCCGTGTGTATGGACAGCCAGCGCACTCCCCCGATCAATGGCAGAAAATGGCGTCCGGAATGACCGCGCAGGATTTTCTGGATTTGCAGGTTTGGTTTAACCTGACCTGGTTCGGATACGCGGCACGAAAAAATCATCCTGAAATCGATGAATGGATTCGGAAGGGATCCCGTTTTTCAGAAGAGGACAAGAAGGGGGTTCTTGAACTTCAGATGCGGATCGTATCCGGTCTGGTCCCACTTTACCGCCGGCTGCATGATGCCGGACGCATTGAAATCTCAACAAGCCCCTATTTTCATCCGATTCTTCCACTTCTGATTTCTTCGCGATTTGCCCGCCGGCCACGACCGGAACTTTCGCTTCCCGAGGAGTTTTCCTGGCCGGAAGATGCGCGAGATCAACTCAAACGGGCTCTTGAAAAACAGGAATCTCTCTGGGGGAAACCCATTTCCGGAGTCTGGCCATCGGAAGGATCCGTTTGTCCGGAATTGATCGAAATGGGATCGACCATGGGAATCGCATGGATGGCCTCCGATGAAGATGTGCTGAAGAATTCGCGACCGTCCGACAAATGGCGAGACTTGTCTCCCTATCAGACATATCGGATCGAGTCTCTCTCCGGAAGTCCGCGGTTGATTTTCCGTGACAGGGGACTCTCCGACCGGATCGGATTTCTTTATGCCCGTTACAACGGGACCGAAGCGGCTCTTGACCTGATCAGCAACATGGAGCGTATCGAGCAGGCAGCCAACAGAGGAGATCATCCTGCGGTCATTCCCATCATTCTTGATGGAGAAAATCCCTGGGAAAGCTATCCTGATGGAGGATATCTCTTCCTGAACTCTCTTTTTGAAAGACTTGAGCACCACCCTCGATTGCAGGCGGTGACTGTAACGGAAGCCATCCAGGAAGTCCCGGCCAAGCCTTTGGCGGAAATCAGTTCCGGTTCCTGGATTAATCATGATTTCAATATCTGGATCGGCCATCACGAAGACAACAAGGCCTGGAACTATCTGGGAAAGACGAGAAAGTTTCTGGACGAAGAACTGCGAAAAGGCGTGCATTCCGAAGAAACGATCGAAGATGCTCTCCGGGAAATGTATGCGGCGGAGGGAAGTGATTGGTTCTGGTGGTTTGGTGAGGATTTTGAAACCGTTCAATCCGCCGACTTCGACAGACTTTTTCGTGTTCACCAACAGAATGTCTACCGACTTCTGGGGAAAGATGTCCCCCTTTATCTTCATGAACCCGTCCAGGTTGGTGGACCGGACATATCGGCCAATCAGCCCGTGGATTATGTCCAGCCTGTCATTGATGGTCTTGTCACCCATTATTACGAATGGACGGGGGCCGGCATGTTTGATGCCGTCAGAACACAAGGATCGATGTTCCTTGGAGACCCCCTCATCCAGAAACTCTATTACGGTTTTGACAGCGAACGGTTTTATTTGCGGATTGATCTGGATCCCGGTCTTCTTGTTGCGGAAACGGAAGGACAGATGGTGACAGTCCGACTCCACAACCGGGAGGAAATGGAGTGGCAGCTTCCTCTCCGAAGCGGCGCGCTGGATGTCCCGGCAACCGGGCGAACACCGGATACGAAAGTTTTGTGGGCGTGCAAGAAAGTGGGTGAGCTCGCTCTCTATTTGAAGGACCTCGGCCTTCTGCCGGGAGAATGGTTCTACCTGACCGTCGAGCTTTCGAATGGTCAGTCACTACTCGATCAATGTCCCCGGGGAAGAGCCCTTCCCGTCAGGGTCCCGGATGAACGCTTTGCTCAGTCAGTCTGGAGGGTATGA